In a single window of the Pseudodesulfovibrio profundus genome:
- a CDS encoding dimethylarginine dimethylaminohydrolase family protein, protein MFTRAITRRPSVEMVDGITSQDLGKPIFDLALEQHAAYVGALEKLGLEVTVLDAEPGYPDCCFVEDTAVVCKDFALIAPLGAPTRQGEQVTIEPVLARYKTIEHVQPPALFEGGDVLQVENTFYIGITERTNKAGTDAFAGIVGKYGYDCKAIECGPSLHFKTDVNYIGNNTVLVSPFFAESPDLAHFNRIVVEDDEAYARNCLYINGTVIVPAGFPNTLAKVKATGVPVIELDMSEYRKLDGGLTCLSLRF, encoded by the coding sequence ATGTTTACACGAGCAATTACCCGCAGGCCATCGGTTGAAATGGTGGATGGGATTACTTCACAGGATTTGGGCAAACCGATTTTTGATTTGGCACTGGAGCAACACGCGGCATATGTAGGTGCACTTGAGAAGCTGGGCCTTGAGGTGACCGTTCTTGATGCTGAACCCGGATATCCCGATTGCTGCTTTGTCGAAGATACGGCTGTAGTGTGCAAGGATTTCGCTCTCATAGCCCCTCTGGGCGCTCCGACGCGTCAGGGCGAACAGGTAACTATCGAACCCGTTCTGGCTCGTTACAAGACCATTGAGCACGTTCAGCCGCCTGCTTTGTTTGAGGGTGGAGATGTGCTGCAGGTCGAAAATACTTTTTATATCGGAATTACCGAGCGCACCAACAAGGCAGGGACTGATGCATTCGCTGGAATCGTCGGGAAGTATGGGTATGATTGCAAAGCGATAGAGTGCGGGCCGAGTCTGCATTTCAAAACAGATGTAAACTACATCGGCAATAATACCGTGTTGGTTTCACCATTTTTCGCAGAGTCTCCTGATCTTGCTCATTTCAATCGGATAGTTGTTGAAGATGATGAAGCGTATGCTCGAAACTGCTTGTACATCAATGGGACGGTGATCGTACCTGCTGGTTTCCCCAATACATTGGCAAAAGTGAAAGCCACAGGCGTTCCTGTCATTGAGTTGGATATGTCCGAATATCGAAAGCTGGACGGCGGGTTAACCTGTCTTTCTTTGCGCTTCTAG
- the dnaE gene encoding DNA polymerase III subunit alpha, with product MAEFVHLHVHTEYSLLDGAIRIKDLLSQAKDFGMPAVAITDHGSMYGAVTFYMAAQEMGIKPIIGCEVYVAAGDIDDEKAHEKKEKGGGYHLVLLAKNQLGYKNLIKLVSTGYLEGFYYKPRVSKYLLNKYSEGLVALSACLAGEVPRKLMNEGLDAGVEMAREYESIFPGNFYLELQDNGIGDQTRLNDLLIKCAEKTNLPLVATNDCHYLTAEDYEAHDTLLCIQTQTTVDAEKRFRMDTKELYFKTPEEMEQAFAHVPEAIANTQKIAEMCNVEIELGNYYFPHYELSEGVSNLDEEFIKLCKEGLQKRLDILKYDIDEDVYWKRLDYELGIIIEMGFPAYFLIVQDFINWAKDNRIPVGPGRGSAAGSIVAWALKITNIDPLPYDLLFERFLNVERVSMPDIDVDFCERRRLEVVKYCAEKYGHDRVAQITTFGTMKTKAVIKDVGRALGLSFGETDRIAKLVPDDPGVMAKLLGVEKAKINVPNAVKGVVELGDMVATDPRVEKLIDISTRLEGLCRHASTHAAGVVISDKPMTEYLPLYKGKKGEIVTQFDMKKVEKAGLIKFDFLGLRTMTVIEDCIDIIREQGKDAPDLDTLPLDDQATYSVFARGDTDGVFQVESSGMRKYLRMLRPDCFEDIVAMLALYRPGPLGMIGSHGVSMVDEFIMRKHGEIEVTYPHESLTDTLKPTYGVMVYQEQVMATAMTIANYSLGEGDLLRRAMGKKIAEEMAKQRSRFLEGARENKIPDKTANEIFDTMEKFAAYGFNKSHSAAYALISYHTAYLKAHFPVEFMAALMSTEMNNTDKIIMYVNACRDMDIKVKQPDINAGMARFSVLEGDILFAMAAIKNVGEEAINEIVAERNENGPFKDIFEFCERVNLRRVTKRVMESLIKAGALDCFNCSRAALLEDLEKAVAYGQKKAKEKDSGMINMLGMLGGQDEKIEAMSPTCSSCEEFDDREKLKMEKEVLGFFLSGHPLLAYRHELIRLRTSTLEECKTIPNGSEVRVAVIIPDYKQILTRKGDPMAFCMGEDLLASGEITMLPNVWEEAKEKVDADRPLFIQGKIDLREEPGQEDAPKTAKILAEKVLFLADAVQGSDQPVSLWVGEKKCNEEHLGALQGLIRKYPGSTAVNLGVITPESVVTLKLGNGWQVYPGRDFWKDVEKWQNGDAIRFQAENE from the coding sequence GTGGCCGAATTCGTCCATTTACATGTTCATACGGAATACAGCCTGCTCGACGGAGCAATCCGAATCAAAGACCTGCTTTCACAGGCCAAGGATTTCGGCATGCCTGCCGTGGCCATCACAGACCACGGATCCATGTACGGCGCCGTTACGTTTTACATGGCTGCTCAGGAAATGGGCATCAAGCCGATCATCGGTTGCGAGGTATATGTCGCAGCCGGTGACATTGACGATGAAAAGGCTCACGAAAAGAAAGAAAAGGGTGGCGGCTACCACCTTGTCCTCCTTGCCAAGAATCAGCTCGGCTACAAGAATCTGATCAAACTCGTTTCGACCGGCTATCTGGAAGGGTTCTACTATAAACCCCGTGTATCCAAATACCTGCTCAACAAGTATTCCGAAGGGTTGGTCGCTCTCTCCGCCTGTCTGGCAGGCGAGGTGCCACGCAAGCTGATGAACGAAGGACTGGATGCCGGCGTGGAAATGGCCCGTGAATACGAGTCCATCTTTCCCGGCAACTTCTACCTCGAATTGCAGGACAACGGCATTGGCGACCAGACTCGGTTGAACGATCTGCTCATCAAGTGCGCCGAGAAGACCAACCTGCCTCTGGTGGCGACCAATGACTGCCACTACCTGACCGCCGAAGACTATGAAGCGCACGACACCCTGCTCTGTATCCAGACCCAGACTACGGTGGATGCGGAAAAGCGCTTCAGGATGGATACCAAGGAGCTGTATTTCAAGACCCCCGAGGAGATGGAACAGGCCTTTGCCCATGTCCCGGAAGCCATAGCCAACACACAGAAAATTGCAGAGATGTGCAATGTGGAGATTGAGCTGGGCAACTATTATTTCCCCCACTACGAGCTCTCCGAAGGCGTATCGAACCTTGATGAAGAATTCATCAAGCTCTGCAAGGAAGGTCTCCAGAAGCGTCTGGACATACTCAAGTACGATATTGATGAGGATGTTTACTGGAAGCGCCTCGATTACGAACTCGGCATCATCATCGAGATGGGCTTCCCGGCCTACTTTCTCATCGTTCAGGACTTCATCAACTGGGCCAAGGACAACCGCATTCCGGTCGGGCCGGGGCGTGGTTCGGCAGCGGGCTCCATTGTTGCGTGGGCGCTGAAGATCACCAACATCGACCCCCTCCCCTACGACCTGCTGTTTGAACGATTCCTGAACGTCGAACGTGTCTCCATGCCGGATATCGACGTCGACTTCTGCGAACGCCGCCGTCTGGAAGTCGTCAAGTATTGTGCCGAGAAGTACGGTCACGACCGTGTGGCGCAGATTACGACCTTCGGAACCATGAAGACCAAAGCGGTTATCAAGGATGTCGGGCGTGCCCTTGGTCTATCCTTTGGCGAAACCGACCGCATCGCCAAGCTGGTGCCGGACGACCCGGGAGTCATGGCCAAGCTGCTGGGTGTGGAAAAGGCGAAGATCAACGTACCCAACGCCGTCAAAGGCGTAGTCGAACTGGGCGACATGGTTGCCACCGACCCCAGAGTCGAAAAGCTCATAGATATTTCAACCCGTCTGGAAGGACTCTGCCGCCACGCGTCAACACACGCGGCGGGTGTTGTCATTTCCGACAAGCCCATGACCGAATATCTTCCTCTCTACAAAGGGAAGAAGGGTGAAATCGTAACCCAGTTCGACATGAAAAAGGTCGAAAAAGCCGGACTGATCAAGTTCGACTTCCTGGGTCTGCGGACCATGACGGTCATCGAGGACTGCATCGACATCATCCGTGAGCAGGGCAAGGATGCTCCGGACCTCGACACTCTCCCGCTGGATGACCAGGCGACGTACAGTGTTTTCGCACGAGGCGACACCGATGGCGTATTCCAGGTTGAGTCGTCGGGGATGCGCAAGTATCTGAGGATGTTGCGTCCTGACTGCTTTGAAGACATCGTCGCCATGCTCGCCCTGTACCGTCCCGGCCCGCTGGGCATGATCGGCTCGCATGGCGTCAGCATGGTTGATGAATTCATCATGCGTAAACATGGTGAGATCGAAGTCACGTATCCGCATGAATCGCTGACAGACACGCTCAAGCCCACCTACGGCGTCATGGTCTACCAGGAGCAGGTCATGGCCACGGCAATGACCATCGCCAACTACTCGCTTGGTGAAGGTGACTTGCTGCGTCGTGCGATGGGTAAGAAGATCGCCGAGGAGATGGCGAAGCAGCGCTCCCGCTTCCTCGAAGGCGCACGGGAAAACAAGATTCCCGACAAGACCGCCAATGAAATTTTCGACACCATGGAAAAGTTCGCAGCCTACGGCTTCAACAAGTCGCACTCGGCTGCGTACGCGCTCATTTCGTATCACACGGCGTACCTCAAGGCGCATTTCCCTGTGGAGTTCATGGCTGCTCTCATGTCCACGGAAATGAACAACACGGACAAGATCATCATGTACGTGAACGCCTGCCGGGATATGGACATCAAGGTCAAGCAGCCGGACATCAACGCGGGTATGGCCCGGTTCTCCGTGCTCGAAGGGGATATCCTTTTTGCCATGGCTGCCATCAAGAACGTGGGTGAGGAAGCGATCAACGAAATCGTGGCCGAGCGCAACGAAAATGGTCCCTTCAAGGATATCTTCGAGTTCTGCGAGCGCGTGAACCTTCGTCGAGTCACCAAGCGTGTCATGGAATCTCTGATCAAGGCAGGAGCACTGGATTGCTTCAACTGCTCACGTGCCGCGCTCCTTGAAGATCTGGAAAAGGCTGTTGCCTACGGCCAGAAAAAGGCCAAGGAAAAGGATTCCGGCATGATCAACATGCTGGGAATGCTTGGCGGTCAGGATGAAAAGATCGAGGCCATGTCCCCTACCTGTTCATCCTGTGAAGAATTTGATGACCGTGAAAAGCTCAAAATGGAGAAAGAGGTCCTCGGCTTCTTTCTGTCCGGCCACCCGTTGCTGGCCTACCGCCACGAACTGATCCGCCTGCGAACCTCCACTCTGGAGGAATGCAAGACGATCCCCAATGGCAGCGAGGTCCGTGTGGCTGTCATCATCCCGGACTACAAGCAGATTCTCACCCGCAAGGGCGATCCCATGGCCTTCTGCATGGGCGAAGACCTGCTGGCGTCCGGTGAGATCACCATGCTTCCCAATGTGTGGGAAGAGGCCAAGGAAAAAGTCGATGCCGACCGTCCGCTCTTCATTCAGGGCAAGATCGACCTGCGCGAAGAACCGGGACAGGAAGACGCACCCAAAACAGCCAAGATACTGGCTGAAAAGGTCCTGTTTCTGGCTGATGCCGTACAGGGCTCGGACCAGCCGGTTTCCCTGTGGGTTGGCGAAAAAAAATGCAACGAGGAACACCTGGGCGCGCTGCAGGGTCTCATCCGAAAGTATCCGGGCAGCACCGCGGTCAATCTCGGGGTTATCACTCCTGAATCCGTTGTAACCCTCAAGCTGGGCAACGGCTGGCAGGTCTACCCGGGCCGTGATTTCTGGAAAGACGTGGAGAAGTGGCAAAACGGTGATGCCATTCGATTCCAGGCGGAGAATGAGTAA
- the queD gene encoding 6-carboxytetrahydropterin synthase QueD: MPGKWKLTITQDFSASHQLRNYGGKCENMHGHNFGVEVVVEGDKLDEKVQYLVDFKEIKRRTKEVLEKLDHKHLNEVECFTEVNPSSENIAMFIYQELKGNMPENVRLSEVSVSEKDSSKATYWEE, from the coding sequence ATGCCCGGCAAATGGAAACTGACCATTACCCAGGACTTTTCCGCTTCGCATCAACTGCGCAACTATGGCGGCAAATGCGAAAACATGCACGGCCACAACTTCGGTGTCGAAGTGGTGGTTGAAGGAGACAAGTTGGACGAGAAGGTCCAGTATCTGGTCGACTTCAAGGAGATCAAGCGCCGCACCAAAGAGGTGCTGGAAAAGCTCGACCACAAGCACCTCAATGAAGTGGAGTGTTTCACCGAGGTCAACCCCTCCTCCGAGAACATCGCCATGTTCATCTATCAGGAACTGAAAGGGAACATGCCGGAGAACGTCCGCCTCTCCGAGGTCTCGGTCTCTGAAAAGGATTCCTCCAAAGCCACCTACTGGGAAGAGTAA
- a CDS encoding SLC13 family permease — translation MSTYVWHRLPLILLFGGGYLVYQLMAATRLTSSFVTWVLHKSRGGSGRLVFYIICATAMLSSFIPNTIAVLTLLPVLQKLDREYSKQGVSGMTTPLMCAAIYGAAIGGMGSMIGSPANAILFGALDVFEVPGRDSVTFFNWFLWSIPLSVLFVIAAWAVVALLGLPASVRGVDIELACLAGECRTTKRQRYGASLFWLYMGFWIGEAFLREASTEFAAVSPVVCLIFTAVFLYLAFVRSAPDDGHAAGPLLKVRDMLNGIPRRGLMFILVLAALFAIVHWLGLDEKAMVLVGRMLQGDMPELLLFFLTILSVVFLTEILSNTAVVAAFFAIAFYAATGHGMDPLYIMIGVSVASTCAFMTPIATPTNALAFGEMRGASLRVMVGLGFVLNLVGACLLTLWLSAILPIVY, via the coding sequence ATGAGCACATATGTTTGGCATCGGCTACCGCTGATACTCCTCTTTGGGGGAGGTTATCTGGTGTATCAATTGATGGCTGCAACTCGGTTGACGAGCAGTTTCGTTACCTGGGTTTTGCACAAGAGCCGTGGCGGCAGTGGGCGGTTGGTATTCTATATAATATGCGCCACCGCTATGCTCTCTTCCTTCATACCGAATACAATCGCAGTGCTTACATTGCTGCCCGTACTTCAGAAGCTTGACCGGGAATATTCCAAACAGGGCGTTTCCGGCATGACAACGCCGCTGATGTGCGCTGCCATCTACGGCGCGGCCATCGGTGGTATGGGGTCCATGATAGGCTCTCCGGCAAATGCCATACTGTTCGGTGCTCTTGATGTGTTTGAAGTCCCCGGACGCGATAGTGTCACCTTTTTCAACTGGTTCCTGTGGTCCATTCCGCTTTCAGTTCTATTTGTCATTGCGGCCTGGGCAGTTGTTGCCCTGTTGGGGTTACCGGCCAGTGTCCGCGGGGTGGATATCGAACTGGCATGTCTTGCGGGGGAGTGTCGGACAACCAAGAGACAGCGTTATGGTGCGTCCTTGTTCTGGTTGTACATGGGGTTCTGGATTGGCGAAGCCTTTCTCAGGGAGGCTTCGACTGAGTTTGCCGCTGTGTCTCCGGTCGTTTGTCTCATCTTTACAGCGGTGTTTCTCTATCTGGCATTTGTCAGGTCTGCACCAGATGATGGGCATGCAGCAGGGCCGTTGCTAAAAGTCCGTGATATGTTGAACGGCATCCCTCGACGCGGGCTCATGTTTATTCTTGTCCTCGCGGCACTGTTTGCCATCGTTCATTGGCTCGGGCTTGATGAAAAGGCCATGGTCCTGGTCGGCAGGATGCTGCAGGGGGACATGCCGGAGTTGCTTCTGTTTTTTTTGACCATACTCAGCGTAGTCTTTTTGACAGAGATACTGTCGAACACAGCAGTGGTAGCAGCGTTCTTTGCCATAGCCTTCTACGCTGCGACCGGGCACGGAATGGATCCTCTATATATTATGATAGGGGTCAGCGTTGCTTCGACCTGTGCCTTCATGACACCCATTGCCACACCGACTAATGCCTTGGCCTTTGGAGAAATGCGCGGTGCTTCATTACGTGTTATGGTCGGACTCGGATTTGTGCTCAACCTCGTTGGGGCGTGTCTGCTCACCTTGTGGCTTAGTGCTATCCTGCCTATTGTATACTGA
- the dtd gene encoding D-aminoacyl-tRNA deacylase — MKLVIQRVSEATVAVEGETVGQIGTGFMVLVGFGQEDTMELAGSPVWKKLIDKLMNLRVFPDEQDKLNRSLTDIGGDIMLVSQFTLYADCRKGRRPSFTGACPPEPAEALFDRFVEDTRSVAPANVATGSFGAMMDISFTNWGPITIILDSNDF; from the coding sequence ATGAAACTTGTCATCCAGCGTGTTTCCGAAGCAACTGTTGCTGTGGAAGGAGAAACGGTAGGCCAGATCGGCACCGGCTTCATGGTGCTCGTGGGGTTCGGCCAGGAAGACACCATGGAGCTGGCCGGTTCACCCGTGTGGAAGAAGCTTATCGACAAGCTCATGAATCTTCGCGTCTTTCCCGACGAACAGGACAAGCTCAACCGCTCCCTTACCGATATCGGCGGCGATATCATGCTCGTATCCCAGTTCACCCTGTACGCAGACTGTCGGAAAGGACGCCGCCCATCATTCACGGGAGCGTGTCCGCCGGAACCGGCAGAGGCGCTCTTTGACCGGTTTGTTGAGGATACTCGCAGCGTGGCGCCAGCCAATGTCGCCACCGGCAGCTTCGGCGCCATGATGGATATCAGCTTCACCAACTGGGGGCCGATCACCATCATCCTCGATTCCAACGACTTCTGA
- a CDS encoding glycosyltransferase family 9 protein, translating to MSGKPILILQMQRMGDLILSYPLMIWLARRYPGQRIFVAAEESFYKPLMKLSPQVSYVPWAGSHVLKEHEYELVINLSIQEKAARLAHDVRAETKYGPIQSPSGVRTVQGDWQLYRTSLVRNNLYNRYHWAELNALDVIPYKDIAETKFDVPRTLPAESNKVGVFIGASEEAKRPSAEWSASFVTELLKRGLRPVLFGGPAEVELGKQVEQAAGIPLLNLCGRFGLDEFSAIGQTLALFITPDTGPMHLAAWTGLKCLNLSMGNVSPWETGPYTPGHFVLRSNIWCAKGCWQCTRSRLYCHDSFNPKRIAALVKRITAGDSVDKLSKLQLPDLDLSLSSKQDGLYHLQRLGDTGSDPEQRLSRFWQSFFGHRFGLWSVDKPHKAWESVASTTEESAASILTHIPEITRQFTHGLKTGYLHDDTFWSSSPAEVHPFTGYIHMMLENDNYEPHAWKTAMTHLEALISCCR from the coding sequence GTGAGTGGAAAACCGATTCTGATCCTGCAAATGCAGCGCATGGGCGATCTGATTCTCTCCTATCCGTTGATGATCTGGCTGGCGAGGCGCTACCCTGGGCAGCGTATTTTCGTGGCAGCGGAAGAGTCATTCTACAAGCCGCTCATGAAGCTCTCGCCACAGGTGAGCTATGTGCCGTGGGCTGGCAGTCATGTACTCAAGGAACACGAGTACGAACTGGTCATCAATCTTTCCATTCAGGAAAAGGCCGCACGACTGGCCCATGATGTCAGGGCGGAGACCAAATACGGCCCTATCCAGTCCCCCTCCGGCGTGCGTACCGTACAGGGCGACTGGCAACTGTATCGCACGTCGCTGGTTCGCAACAACCTGTACAATCGATACCACTGGGCAGAACTGAACGCGCTGGATGTCATTCCTTATAAGGACATCGCTGAAACCAAATTTGATGTGCCACGGACTCTCCCCGCCGAATCCAACAAGGTCGGGGTTTTTATCGGTGCAAGTGAAGAAGCCAAGCGCCCGTCTGCCGAGTGGTCTGCGTCCTTTGTCACGGAACTGCTCAAACGTGGTTTGCGCCCGGTGCTCTTTGGCGGCCCTGCAGAAGTGGAACTGGGCAAGCAAGTAGAACAGGCTGCCGGGATACCGCTACTCAACCTGTGTGGTCGCTTCGGACTCGATGAATTCAGTGCGATCGGCCAGACACTGGCCCTGTTCATCACGCCGGATACCGGCCCCATGCATCTGGCGGCATGGACCGGCCTCAAATGTCTCAATCTCTCCATGGGCAATGTCAGCCCGTGGGAGACAGGCCCTTACACGCCGGGACATTTTGTATTGCGCTCAAACATCTGGTGCGCCAAGGGGTGCTGGCAGTGCACCCGCTCTCGACTCTATTGCCATGATTCTTTCAATCCCAAACGTATTGCCGCACTGGTCAAACGAATCACTGCGGGCGACTCGGTCGACAAGCTTTCTAAGCTGCAACTCCCCGACCTTGATCTGTCCCTGTCTTCCAAGCAGGATGGATTGTATCATCTGCAACGACTGGGTGATACCGGCTCAGACCCTGAACAGCGACTCTCCCGCTTCTGGCAATCATTCTTCGGACACCGATTCGGACTGTGGTCTGTGGACAAACCTCACAAGGCATGGGAATCCGTGGCGTCAACGACGGAAGAGAGCGCTGCATCCATCCTCACTCACATCCCTGAAATTACGCGCCAATTCACCCACGGATTGAAGACTGGCTATCTGCACGACGATACGTTCTGGTCATCCAGTCCGGCCGAGGTGCATCCTTTTACCGGATATATCCACATGATGCTCGAAAACGACAATTACGAGCCACATGCGTGGAAGACTGCCATGACCCATCTTGAAGCACTCATTTCCTGCTGCCGCTGA
- a CDS encoding nucleotide pyrophosphohydrolase gives MHDSLKELNERHWRFVEERNWQKHQTPKNLVMALTGEVGELNELFQWLTVEESRNVQGEQKEAVAEELADILIYLVRLSDELGIDLVAAAHEKCERNDRKYPKEAFQGNDKRPHEYKNSKK, from the coding sequence ATGCACGATTCACTGAAGGAACTGAATGAACGACACTGGCGGTTTGTGGAAGAGCGAAACTGGCAGAAACACCAGACTCCCAAAAACCTCGTCATGGCCCTGACCGGCGAAGTCGGCGAGCTGAACGAGCTGTTCCAATGGCTGACAGTCGAAGAAAGCCGTAATGTTCAGGGAGAGCAAAAGGAAGCGGTGGCTGAAGAGTTGGCCGACATCCTCATCTACCTCGTCAGGCTGTCGGACGAACTGGGAATCGATCTGGTTGCGGCCGCTCACGAAAAATGCGAGAGAAACGACCGCAAGTACCCGAAAGAAGCGTTCCAGGGCAATGACAAACGCCCTCACGAATATAAAAATTCCAAGAAGTAG
- a CDS encoding CgeB family protein, translating to MDKITGDGYIGPMQKSTAWPKFDKAQPRILLLTSQYFLIGELQAACERLGIEHLLMDFDTKEMDLDTFVSKMISTLSSFKPDFVLTVNHLGVDREGFLPTLLNKYDVPLASWFVDNPHLILGAYNNLHEAKTALFTWDADNMESLRKMGFDNVFHLPLGADPTRLVPNRPEPVEEWRAPISFVGNSMLTKTIKRIEAAQPSQRLIESGMIVARAFGQSDEPNAGRFLKRNFPELRDDYEALAHPVRQQAFDTFITWQSTLMYRLDCILRILDYSPLIVGDPGWKELLRGRDGWRYHSELSYYQDLPDFYPLSDINFNCTSQQMKGAVNQRVFDVPCCGAFLLTDYRRQLEDLFEPGREIIYYNEPDEIPGLIEIYKDAPEKRKRIADAARKRILAEHTYDHRMLSLVDCMRKTFA from the coding sequence ATGGACAAAATCACTGGTGATGGCTACATAGGGCCAATGCAAAAATCCACGGCTTGGCCCAAATTCGACAAAGCACAACCACGTATTCTTCTGCTGACCAGTCAGTATTTTCTGATTGGTGAGTTGCAGGCCGCTTGTGAGCGACTCGGCATCGAACATCTTCTCATGGATTTCGACACTAAAGAGATGGACCTCGACACGTTTGTCTCGAAGATGATCAGTACGTTGTCATCGTTCAAGCCTGACTTTGTATTGACGGTCAACCACCTCGGCGTCGACAGGGAAGGCTTTCTGCCCACCCTGCTCAACAAGTATGACGTTCCGCTGGCTTCCTGGTTCGTGGACAACCCGCATCTCATCCTCGGCGCCTACAACAACCTGCACGAAGCCAAGACCGCTCTGTTCACCTGGGACGCAGACAACATGGAATCGCTCAGGAAGATGGGCTTTGACAATGTTTTTCACCTGCCGCTGGGAGCTGATCCCACCCGACTCGTCCCCAATCGCCCTGAGCCTGTGGAAGAATGGCGGGCACCCATTTCCTTTGTGGGCAACTCCATGCTCACCAAGACCATCAAACGCATCGAGGCGGCGCAGCCCTCACAACGGCTCATCGAGTCGGGCATGATCGTGGCCCGCGCATTCGGCCAATCGGACGAACCCAATGCCGGACGTTTTCTCAAACGAAATTTCCCTGAACTGCGCGATGATTACGAGGCACTGGCGCACCCGGTACGGCAACAGGCCTTCGACACATTCATCACCTGGCAGTCAACGCTCATGTACCGACTGGACTGCATTCTTCGCATCCTCGACTACTCCCCGCTGATCGTGGGTGATCCGGGCTGGAAGGAACTGCTTCGTGGACGGGACGGCTGGCGGTACCACAGTGAACTTTCCTACTATCAGGACCTTCCGGACTTCTACCCGCTCAGCGACATCAACTTCAACTGCACCAGTCAACAGATGAAGGGAGCGGTCAACCAGCGCGTTTTTGATGTCCCCTGCTGCGGCGCGTTCCTGCTGACCGATTACCGGCGGCAATTGGAAGACCTGTTCGAGCCGGGCCGTGAAATCATCTACTATAATGAACCGGATGAGATTCCGGGCCTTATCGAGATATACAAGGATGCACCCGAGAAGAGAAAGCGTATCGCAGACGCTGCTCGCAAGCGCATTCTGGCCGAACATACCTATGACCACCGCATGCTCTCCCTTGTCGATTGCATGCGAAAGACATTTGCCTAG
- a CDS encoding PEP-CTERM sorting domain-containing protein produces MKNIFALFILLPMLLIAAPKDAEALIYPDPTTSALLYGDFYSYSLPVLAYLYDRDVDSVGTGPTNPYYVASGPGQIKDGVVIATGSTGKPVNENFAGMDDAYPTPNSSGTSEFSTGTTTDPDPALPYDREDTWDTTISALTNYLDGGMPFFYFNNNQENSGDSLNQNLWVWGQIELWSSAATADPIYFELVSHLGGGAGEFAGEFGGDPYTYLAHAYSDANWEPTQFDDYILSGGDVCLDGNDAPVSCDSEDVAFGPEPHNLGADQAAYAVMSPELNDFLSEWSDQSMYDMMSIDIRMHSLNSGYEQAFILSDTVLEPRTVVPEPTTWMLMGIGLLGLFFIRRMRQA; encoded by the coding sequence ATGAAGAACATATTCGCCCTTTTTATATTGCTCCCCATGCTGCTGATTGCTGCCCCTAAGGACGCAGAAGCATTGATATATCCCGACCCGACCACTTCGGCTTTGCTGTATGGAGACTTCTACTCCTACTCCTTGCCGGTTCTCGCCTATTTATATGATAGGGATGTCGACTCGGTCGGCACCGGTCCCACAAACCCGTACTACGTTGCTTCCGGCCCCGGTCAGATCAAGGATGGCGTGGTTATCGCCACAGGCTCGACAGGAAAGCCGGTCAATGAAAACTTCGCCGGAATGGATGATGCCTACCCGACTCCCAACAGCTCGGGTACTTCGGAATTTTCCACCGGCACGACGACTGATCCCGACCCGGCCCTGCCTTATGACAGAGAAGACACCTGGGATACCACCATCAGTGCACTCACCAACTATCTTGATGGCGGCATGCCGTTTTTCTACTTCAACAACAATCAGGAAAATTCCGGCGATTCCCTGAACCAGAACCTGTGGGTATGGGGACAGATCGAACTCTGGAGTTCGGCCGCAACAGCCGATCCCATTTACTTTGAGCTGGTCAGCCACCTCGGTGGCGGAGCTGGAGAGTTTGCCGGAGAGTTCGGTGGCGATCCTTACACCTACCTGGCTCACGCATACAGTGACGCCAACTGGGAACCCACCCAGTTTGACGATTACATCCTTTCAGGCGGCGATGTCTGTCTGGACGGCAATGATGCTCCTGTGAGCTGTGACTCCGAAGACGTTGCCTTCGGCCCGGAACCGCACAACCTCGGTGCCGATCAGGCAGCTTACGCAGTCATGTCTCCTGAACTGAATGACTTCCTGAGCGAATGGTCCGATCAGAGCATGTACGACATGATGTCCATTGACATCCGCATGCATTCCCTCAACAGCGGATACGAACAGGCATTCATCCTGTCCGACACCGTCCTGGAACCTCGCACCGTCGTCCCCGAGCCGACAACCTGGATGCTCATGGGAATCGGTCTCCTGGGACTGTTCTTCATCCGTAGAATGCGCCAAGCGTAG